The Providencia rettgeri genome includes a window with the following:
- the hcrC_2 gene encoding 4-hydroxybenzoyl-CoA reductase subunit gamma has product MSLNFLPLTLTINGQQYGPMDVPEGLMMIDFLHEYVDLTGSRLGCGQGICHACVVILDNPSGTSEEIRTCITGAHFFNNKSIRTIEGAATKEENGEVKLSPVQQAFVEHFSFQCGYCTPGFVNAATVFIEELQRNPIAEADLEDAIKQALNNHICRCTGYVRYYEAVRDVVLATPGLIKEAIK; this is encoded by the coding sequence ATGAGCCTAAATTTCCTTCCCCTCACTTTAACCATTAATGGCCAACAGTATGGACCAATGGACGTGCCTGAAGGCCTCATGATGATCGACTTCCTTCATGAATATGTTGACCTAACGGGTTCTCGTCTAGGCTGTGGCCAAGGGATCTGCCATGCTTGCGTCGTTATCTTAGATAACCCATCCGGTACCAGCGAAGAGATCCGCACCTGTATTACTGGCGCGCATTTTTTCAATAATAAAAGTATTCGAACTATCGAAGGGGCTGCCACCAAAGAAGAAAACGGGGAAGTAAAATTATCCCCAGTTCAGCAAGCTTTTGTTGAACATTTTAGTTTTCAGTGTGGCTACTGTACCCCAGGGTTTGTGAATGCGGCTACCGTGTTTATTGAAGAACTTCAGCGAAACCCCATTGCAGAAGCGGACTTAGAAGATGCTATCAAGCAAGCCCTAAATAACCATATTTGCCGCTGCACAGGCTATGTACGCTATTATGAAGCGGTACGTGACGTTGTTCTGGCGACTCCTGGTCTTATCAAGGAGGCAATAAAATGA
- a CDS encoding Gluconate 2-dehydrogenase cytochrome c subunit precursor yields MIKRIILWLIAIAIIVWAVLYWYESRTLDGPVQKVTATSQEIERGRYLTLASDCAACHTSADGAPLAGGFPLDTPFGTIYSSNLTPSADFGIGRWTKDDFYKALTQGISPPSKNLYPAMPYTSYKGITREDSDAIYSYLMSQPAVDVAPPENSLPFPLNQRMAMIGWNLLFFNDKPLPNSSQGSSPEWLRGRYLVNVLEHCAECHTPRGKLGEMDLDNFMQGGALGRFVAPDITPKALAERGWTKEDLQQFFMTGLAPQGSAYSDMHPVIYLSSQHLTPEDNSAIATYLMGDNPPATSPLRMGEGNAQGRQIYLETCSGCHSYDGSGKPNVAVAMKGNSTLRDADSTNLINAILDGLPEQPFPNNQNMQSMPGFANKLNDQQISDLVNFLRVQWGGQPADVTPEQIKSLRQ; encoded by the coding sequence ATGATCAAACGAATTATTTTATGGTTGATAGCCATCGCTATCATCGTTTGGGCGGTGCTGTATTGGTATGAAAGCCGTACCTTAGATGGTCCGGTACAAAAAGTGACAGCAACATCTCAGGAAATTGAGCGAGGCCGTTATCTCACCCTTGCCAGTGACTGCGCTGCGTGCCACACCAGTGCTGATGGCGCGCCATTAGCCGGTGGTTTTCCACTCGATACCCCATTTGGTACTATCTACAGCAGTAACTTAACCCCTTCAGCCGACTTTGGTATCGGTCGCTGGACAAAAGATGATTTTTATAAAGCACTGACCCAAGGTATCTCTCCACCGAGTAAAAATCTTTATCCGGCAATGCCTTATACGTCTTACAAAGGGATCACTCGTGAAGATTCTGACGCTATTTACAGTTATTTGATGAGCCAACCAGCGGTTGATGTCGCACCACCTGAAAATTCATTGCCATTCCCACTAAACCAACGTATGGCCATGATTGGCTGGAATTTATTGTTTTTTAATGATAAACCACTCCCAAATAGCTCACAAGGTAGCTCTCCTGAATGGTTACGTGGTCGGTATTTAGTTAACGTATTAGAGCATTGTGCTGAATGCCATACGCCAAGAGGAAAACTGGGTGAAATGGATTTAGATAACTTTATGCAAGGCGGTGCTTTAGGTCGTTTTGTGGCGCCGGATATTACCCCAAAAGCGCTTGCAGAACGAGGATGGACAAAAGAAGATTTACAGCAGTTTTTCATGACTGGGCTCGCACCACAAGGTTCCGCCTACAGTGATATGCACCCTGTAATTTATCTGAGTTCACAACATTTAACCCCAGAGGATAATAGCGCTATAGCCACCTATTTAATGGGCGATAACCCACCAGCAACTTCGCCATTAAGAATGGGGGAAGGTAACGCTCAAGGACGCCAAATTTATTTAGAAACCTGCTCAGGTTGCCACTCCTATGATGGCAGTGGTAAACCGAATGTGGCGGTGGCAATGAAAGGAAATTCGACATTGCGTGATGCGGATAGCACTAACCTAATTAATGCGATTTTAGATGGTTTGCCTGAACAACCATTCCCTAATAACCAAAACATGCAAAGTATGCCCGGGTTTGCCAATAAGCTAAATGACCAACAAATTAGCGACTTAGTGAACTTCCTTCGCGTTCAATGGGGAGGACAACCTGCGGATGTCACCCCAGAGCAGATTAAATCTTTGCGTCAATAA